Proteins co-encoded in one Waddlia chondrophila WSU 86-1044 genomic window:
- a CDS encoding exodeoxyribonuclease V subunit gamma, with translation MSPSIQVLLSNQTEILYQRLKEQLFTSDTDPFTIRVVVVPSKVMKNWLSLKLAEDLGVAAGIECLFLEPAMQRLQKLLEDPEENAFQLPSRVVLALSIEREIRQALKSEKSEIWKPLKDHLLDKRRKNLTGKGEKRLVSLSDQLAVLFAQYEKYGRKMLQRWQKGEPAGWQELLWKRIVGKVGPESFFWKKGNITVHLFALSYISRQQHQMLCSLSSHVPVCYYLLSPCEVFWSDLLSDKENSRLIRCWENQGMSAEALSEATELLFERNPLLANWGKLGRLMAAQIEETTLQTDENYRELDQESTCLQALQMDLLKLRNGKFLEKRSFKEDNSIQIHVSTSKTREVQALYQTLLGIIDQHREIDPYDIVVMAPNIKVYEPMIRAVFQSPQSQLNCQIMDLNLLDQSDVVKGFFHLLDLAETRWENESILNLFSFFSFQEKQGLTQTEVEKIGKWVRDTKIRWGIDARHRSEILLRNHCEKGMLDNSAAGTWKMGIDRLLLGTAMILPSGIEEKARFNRRPLREVAASDQELLGEWAFLIGKLREDLSLLSSGKKMPLDEWSEYLLYLLNQYFSWNRASEKEKAQAETLAKSIELLRIADAGAKDFYPFSTVIFHLKKALELQEVHDRENYVQAVRFCSMLPMRAVPAKVVVMMGMSEENYPRKEDKTILNQLYFQKGVDPFPSTTEFDRYLFLEAVLSARQSLILSYHKKEQGGEKLNECSLLISELVHYLDQSFSISGLKPSESIVYEHPFYSFDKKYFQEGQKIRSYSMPDYLAALSYYKVENKSSYRFLPAFHSPSSLTNQKFEVIDVKEIKRLARNPFRFYFQKRLGIFLKEEEETSTEETLTLSPLDLSKFRKESWRISMDKMLQIAELEGMIPVGPFRDLSIRKAAAEAASVAENMTQLSLKPSDLFEIQFCETCSTPRKEENRWVLPPLIVELESGFVRLEGFLGEGSLEGMIAYKKGEKRDIVELWPLYLIWCRAIEEHALPFRKDLLFIRSGERKESWLESSLESLKDYISYFNQASHVVSPLIPEWVEALTKEKASELEKALNLSLNGDFFYNDEVKWICRGGNALDSEEMHAAWSEQAKRLFSQPIAQWSGKKR, from the coding sequence ATGAGTCCTTCTATTCAAGTTCTTCTAAGCAACCAGACTGAAATTCTGTATCAGAGGCTTAAAGAACAGTTGTTCACGTCAGATACTGATCCGTTCACTATCAGGGTTGTCGTTGTCCCTAGTAAGGTAATGAAGAACTGGCTTTCCCTTAAGCTGGCTGAGGATTTGGGGGTGGCTGCAGGAATTGAATGTTTATTTTTAGAGCCTGCAATGCAGCGTCTTCAAAAGCTTCTGGAAGATCCGGAAGAGAATGCATTTCAATTGCCTTCTAGAGTGGTGCTGGCCTTGAGTATTGAAAGAGAAATACGCCAGGCACTCAAAAGCGAGAAGAGTGAAATTTGGAAGCCTCTTAAAGATCATCTTTTGGATAAGAGACGAAAGAATCTCACCGGCAAAGGGGAAAAAAGGCTTGTTTCTCTTTCCGATCAGCTTGCAGTTCTGTTTGCCCAATATGAAAAATATGGGCGGAAAATGCTTCAAAGGTGGCAAAAAGGGGAACCGGCTGGCTGGCAGGAGCTTTTATGGAAGCGGATCGTTGGCAAGGTTGGTCCAGAAAGCTTTTTTTGGAAAAAGGGAAACATCACCGTCCATCTGTTTGCTTTAAGTTACATTTCGAGACAACAGCATCAAATGTTATGCTCCTTATCTTCACATGTGCCTGTTTGCTATTATCTTTTATCTCCCTGCGAAGTGTTTTGGAGCGACTTGCTCTCTGATAAGGAGAACAGTCGATTGATCCGCTGCTGGGAAAATCAAGGCATGTCGGCAGAAGCATTATCCGAAGCGACAGAGCTTTTATTTGAGCGCAACCCTCTGTTGGCAAATTGGGGGAAGTTGGGCAGGCTTATGGCAGCGCAGATAGAGGAAACAACGCTGCAGACAGATGAAAACTACCGTGAACTAGACCAAGAGTCTACCTGTCTGCAAGCGCTGCAGATGGATCTTCTCAAATTGCGGAACGGAAAATTCCTCGAAAAACGAAGCTTCAAGGAAGATAACTCGATTCAAATTCATGTTTCAACCTCAAAAACGCGGGAAGTGCAGGCTTTGTACCAAACCTTGTTGGGCATCATTGACCAGCATCGAGAGATAGACCCTTATGATATCGTGGTGATGGCTCCCAATATCAAAGTTTATGAGCCGATGATTCGAGCCGTCTTCCAATCGCCTCAAAGTCAGTTAAATTGCCAGATCATGGATCTCAACCTGTTGGATCAAAGCGATGTGGTCAAAGGGTTTTTCCATTTACTGGATCTAGCTGAAACGCGTTGGGAAAATGAATCGATTCTTAATTTATTTTCGTTCTTCTCTTTCCAGGAAAAACAGGGGCTGACCCAAACAGAAGTGGAAAAGATCGGGAAATGGGTTCGGGATACGAAAATACGATGGGGAATCGATGCACGGCACCGATCCGAAATTTTGCTGAGAAACCATTGCGAAAAAGGGATGCTGGACAATAGTGCAGCAGGTACGTGGAAGATGGGGATTGATCGGCTTCTTTTGGGAACGGCGATGATTCTTCCTTCCGGAATTGAGGAGAAAGCCCGCTTTAACCGCAGGCCTCTTCGTGAAGTCGCAGCTTCGGATCAGGAGCTTTTGGGAGAATGGGCGTTTTTGATCGGGAAGCTTAGGGAGGATTTGTCTCTCTTAAGCTCAGGAAAAAAAATGCCGCTTGATGAATGGTCGGAATATCTTCTCTATTTGCTAAATCAATACTTTTCATGGAATAGAGCTTCAGAAAAGGAAAAGGCTCAGGCGGAAACTCTTGCCAAATCTATTGAACTTTTAAGAATCGCAGACGCTGGAGCAAAAGATTTTTATCCATTTTCTACGGTCATTTTCCATCTAAAAAAAGCTTTGGAGTTGCAAGAGGTACATGATCGCGAAAATTATGTTCAAGCTGTCAGATTTTGTTCAATGCTGCCGATGAGGGCTGTGCCGGCAAAAGTTGTGGTGATGATGGGGATGTCCGAAGAAAATTACCCTCGTAAAGAGGATAAAACAATTCTCAATCAATTGTATTTTCAGAAAGGGGTTGATCCCTTTCCAAGCACGACGGAATTTGATCGCTATCTGTTTTTGGAAGCCGTTTTATCTGCCAGGCAGTCCTTGATTCTTTCTTATCATAAAAAAGAGCAAGGAGGGGAAAAGCTTAATGAATGCTCTTTACTGATCTCAGAGCTTGTCCATTATCTCGACCAGTCGTTTTCCATCAGCGGCCTGAAACCTTCTGAATCTATTGTTTACGAGCACCCTTTTTACTCTTTTGATAAAAAATATTTTCAGGAAGGACAAAAAATACGCTCTTATTCCATGCCGGACTATCTTGCAGCACTCAGTTATTACAAGGTTGAAAACAAAAGCTCCTACAGATTTTTGCCGGCATTCCACTCCCCTTCTTCTCTGACAAATCAAAAATTTGAGGTGATCGATGTCAAAGAAATTAAGCGTTTGGCCCGTAATCCATTCCGCTTCTACTTTCAAAAAAGGCTAGGCATCTTTCTTAAAGAAGAAGAGGAGACTTCTACAGAGGAAACGCTTACTTTGTCTCCGCTTGATCTTTCTAAATTTCGCAAAGAATCATGGCGGATATCAATGGATAAGATGCTTCAGATCGCCGAGTTGGAAGGAATGATCCCTGTCGGGCCTTTTCGGGATTTGTCTATCAGAAAGGCAGCAGCAGAAGCTGCCTCAGTTGCAGAAAATATGACGCAGTTGTCTTTAAAGCCAAGCGATCTTTTTGAGATCCAGTTTTGCGAAACCTGCTCAACCCCTCGAAAGGAAGAAAATCGTTGGGTTTTGCCGCCGTTGATCGTTGAGCTAGAATCCGGATTTGTCAGATTGGAAGGGTTTTTGGGAGAGGGATCTTTAGAAGGGATGATTGCCTATAAAAAAGGGGAAAAGCGGGATATCGTTGAGCTATGGCCTCTCTATCTCATCTGGTGTCGTGCAATTGAAGAGCACGCACTTCCTTTTAGAAAAGATCTTTTATTTATCAGAAGTGGAGAGAGAAAAGAATCGTGGCTGGAATCCAGCTTGGAGAGTTTAAAAGATTATATTTCTTATTTCAATCAGGCATCTCATGTGGTTTCTCCCCTCATTCCTGAATGGGTGGAGGCATTGACCAAAGAAAAAGCTTCCGAGCTCGAGAAAGCATTGAACCTCTCTTTGAACGGAGACTTTTTCTATAATGATGAAGTGAAGTGGATATGCCGTGGAGGAAATGCGTTGGATTCCGAGGAAATGCATGCTGCATGGTCAGAGCAGGCAAAGCGGTTGTTTTCCCAGCCGATTGCCCAGTGGAGCGGAAAGAAGAGATGA
- a CDS encoding mannose-1-phosphate guanylyltransferase/mannose-6-phosphate isomerase yields MNIYPVILCGGEGTRLWPMSRQSMPKQFHKIFSSRTLLQETATLLHSIKDASSLTVICNEEHRFMVRDEFEEMGIFSQSIILEPLGRNTAPAIGVAAFFALEKDPVLLVCPSDHLIKDADGFRCTVEKAAPLAEEGKLVTFGITPFFPSSEYGYIKADGQKIEKFIEKPSKDKAEELICSGQYYWNSGIFMGKASTILGELEKLAPDIFHFTRRSLENSNEDLGFIRLASEVFAECPNISFDHAVMEKTSIGAVVPARFDWSDIGSWPSIWENSDKDKAGNVCIGDVEAIDTRNCYLRSEKKFVVAVGVKDLIVVDTGDAILIADKSHADQIKSTVQRLKDAKRTEVEKHERHYRPWGFYESLIVGDRYQVKKIAVKPGSKLSLQYHHHRAEHWVVVRGTAKATRGKEEFFVYENESTFIPVREVHRLENPGNTLLEMIEVQSGNYLGEDDIVRLQDDYHRLFS; encoded by the coding sequence GTGAATATTTATCCTGTGATCTTATGCGGTGGAGAGGGAACTCGCCTATGGCCGATGTCGCGCCAATCGATGCCCAAGCAATTCCATAAAATTTTTTCTTCCAGAACCCTTTTACAAGAAACTGCTACTCTGCTTCATTCGATCAAAGACGCTTCGTCTCTTACGGTCATTTGTAATGAAGAGCATCGATTTATGGTAAGAGACGAATTTGAGGAAATGGGAATTTTTTCTCAAAGCATCATTTTAGAGCCATTGGGTCGCAATACAGCGCCAGCAATCGGCGTTGCAGCTTTCTTTGCACTTGAGAAAGATCCAGTTCTTCTTGTTTGTCCTTCCGATCATCTCATCAAAGATGCGGATGGTTTTCGATGCACTGTCGAAAAAGCGGCTCCATTGGCCGAAGAGGGGAAATTGGTGACGTTTGGCATCACTCCTTTTTTCCCCTCTTCCGAGTATGGATATATCAAAGCTGATGGACAAAAAATTGAAAAATTTATTGAAAAACCTTCAAAAGATAAAGCTGAAGAGTTGATCTGTTCGGGCCAATATTATTGGAACAGCGGTATTTTCATGGGAAAAGCTTCTACAATATTGGGAGAGTTGGAGAAGTTGGCTCCTGATATTTTCCATTTCACTAGACGTTCACTTGAAAATTCAAATGAAGATTTGGGCTTTATTCGTCTCGCCAGCGAAGTGTTTGCAGAGTGTCCGAATATCTCTTTTGATCATGCCGTTATGGAGAAAACTTCCATTGGAGCTGTTGTTCCTGCTCGTTTCGATTGGTCGGATATCGGTTCTTGGCCATCGATTTGGGAAAACTCCGATAAGGATAAGGCTGGAAATGTCTGTATTGGAGATGTCGAGGCCATTGATACTCGGAATTGCTACTTACGTTCAGAAAAAAAATTTGTTGTTGCGGTTGGAGTCAAAGATTTGATTGTGGTTGATACAGGAGATGCAATCTTGATTGCTGATAAATCGCATGCAGATCAGATTAAATCTACTGTACAGCGCCTCAAAGATGCGAAGCGTACGGAAGTTGAAAAGCATGAACGTCATTACCGTCCATGGGGATTTTATGAATCGTTGATCGTGGGGGACCGCTATCAAGTAAAGAAAATTGCCGTTAAGCCGGGGAGCAAGCTTTCTTTGCAGTACCATCATCATCGCGCTGAACATTGGGTCGTTGTCAGAGGGACAGCTAAAGCCACTCGAGGAAAAGAGGAGTTTTTCGTTTATGAGAATGAATCGACATTCATTCCTGTGCGGGAAGTTCATCGGTTAGAAAATCCAGGAAACACTCTGCTCGAAATGATCGAGGTTCAATCGGGAAACTACTTGGGTGAAGACGATATTGTCAGGCTCCAAGATGACTACCATCGCCTATTTTCTTGA
- a CDS encoding UvrD-helicase domain-containing protein → MPWRKCVGFRGNACCMVRAGKAVVFPADCPVERKEEMNRFDILNRETKIDSHIILEASAGTGKTFSIENLVVRLLLEGEHPLRIDEILIVTFTKMATSDLRVRVRDTIENVVNALEKGVLGRFDYLEPIDRDERKKRPAIRLLERALIGFDEAQIFTIHGFCYRMLAEHGMDGCVHPDPKNEGKGIREDTYKKCVMDYFRTGLSDERIGLQHRNFALSSQRGSVERLEKTLGKLIAEGVEIEKTPTRNEFFIHFKDRIERLKKVHCLEPIKLREDLEVFSKSMKVNGFDKSQLIILPEILKKNGVDESDFECLVENGHGLLHFLNPANKKVKFPADDQFHYPNLPEILNDELCQFKYKNYGIARMAYDCKQLMKRQFEEEELHNFDDLLELMRQKLKEEKFLKDVRSRYRAAIVDEFQDTDPRQWEIFKKTFPPDDSGWGRLYLVGDPKQSIYAFRQADIYTYLEAADAIGRENLYSLDTNYRSQPSLVKALNHLFSAPFSEGWMPLPRLNTYMNVPTVQWDDSKIDRVFQDNLSALHWCIHQTEKFSVTNSEDEAFFPFIVQEIQRLRKEHSIPLNSFAVLVADRHQAKRVSEYLKRWNLPSQRQRVEPISESMVIPSMRELLYGIMHHRDESSMKVALGGPFLRWTADEILQLDEDSVYAEVQARFRELDEIWKSDGLSVCMEKLFMSRWKDSSKTVLETLLEDENGSQFYADFQHVMELLLDSPKTPSEAISFLEKFLFDVSKSEEELKRRLDTGQDCVQIITIHSSKGLEYDIVFALGLVNRPKKDDLYYIADGYLRFVLDQESADFVKYRDEKDAEKMRSLYVACTRSKYRLYIPYIDCKSNGASGTLSPMELFVGQFSKPLESFLKESSENRLLSYTVLNDVDFDLLKEEDLEAPKLMAPTEVVVRAVSKMMTSFSGLANVVASDQSGAPHQFDNGIKSCHTLPSGSATGTLLHTLLEEIPFEVICHDAVRSITPFIKGTQYEEWKDVLAEIVFHAVSTPFIKGCALKDIDPNQCKFETEFLYSYNLESYMKGFIDLMFAHEGKFYLLDWKSNWLGTSSEIYREDVLVDSMNHHDYFKQAEIYTEALKKYLEISHKKPFQEIFGGVYYIYLRGLPKYGVKFIPPSFFYS, encoded by the coding sequence ATGCCGTGGAGGAAATGCGTTGGATTCCGAGGAAATGCATGCTGCATGGTCAGAGCAGGCAAAGCGGTTGTTTTCCCAGCCGATTGCCCAGTGGAGCGGAAAGAAGAGATGAATCGGTTTGACATTTTAAATAGGGAAACAAAGATTGACTCCCACATCATTTTAGAAGCGTCTGCCGGAACAGGAAAAACGTTTTCGATTGAAAATCTTGTTGTGCGCCTGCTGCTTGAAGGAGAGCATCCTTTGAGGATAGATGAGATTTTGATTGTAACTTTCACCAAAATGGCGACAAGCGACCTTCGAGTCAGGGTCAGGGATACTATTGAAAATGTCGTAAATGCCCTTGAAAAAGGGGTGCTCGGAAGGTTTGATTATTTAGAGCCGATAGATCGGGATGAAAGAAAAAAAAGGCCTGCAATACGTCTCCTTGAAAGAGCGTTGATAGGGTTTGACGAAGCGCAAATTTTCACCATCCATGGATTTTGCTACCGTATGTTGGCCGAGCATGGAATGGATGGCTGCGTTCATCCCGATCCGAAAAATGAAGGAAAAGGGATTCGTGAAGACACATATAAAAAGTGTGTGATGGATTACTTTCGCACAGGATTGAGCGATGAAAGGATCGGATTGCAGCATCGAAACTTTGCGTTAAGCTCTCAACGTGGGAGTGTGGAGCGGTTGGAAAAAACGTTAGGGAAACTGATAGCGGAAGGAGTGGAGATCGAAAAAACGCCCACCCGGAATGAGTTTTTCATCCATTTTAAAGATCGTATCGAACGTCTGAAAAAAGTGCATTGTTTGGAGCCTATCAAACTGAGAGAGGATCTTGAAGTTTTTTCTAAATCAATGAAGGTTAATGGTTTTGATAAATCTCAGTTGATTATTTTGCCCGAAATTCTAAAGAAAAACGGAGTTGATGAGAGCGATTTTGAATGTTTAGTTGAAAATGGCCACGGCTTATTGCACTTCCTCAATCCAGCCAATAAAAAAGTGAAATTCCCCGCTGACGATCAATTTCACTACCCTAATCTTCCAGAAATATTAAACGATGAGCTTTGCCAGTTTAAGTATAAAAATTATGGCATTGCGCGCATGGCGTACGATTGCAAACAATTGATGAAAAGGCAGTTTGAGGAGGAGGAACTGCACAATTTTGACGATTTGTTAGAACTAATGAGGCAAAAGCTCAAAGAGGAAAAATTTTTAAAAGATGTAAGAAGCCGATATCGCGCGGCGATTGTTGATGAATTTCAAGATACAGATCCCAGACAATGGGAGATTTTCAAAAAAACGTTTCCTCCGGATGACTCCGGATGGGGCCGCCTCTATCTAGTTGGAGATCCGAAACAGTCGATTTATGCTTTTAGACAAGCAGACATCTACACCTACTTAGAAGCAGCTGACGCCATTGGCCGAGAAAACCTCTACTCTCTCGATACAAATTACCGCAGCCAGCCTTCGTTGGTCAAAGCTTTGAACCATCTTTTCAGCGCGCCGTTTTCAGAAGGGTGGATGCCGCTGCCTAGGCTTAATACCTATATGAATGTTCCTACTGTCCAGTGGGATGATTCTAAAATCGATCGCGTTTTTCAGGACAACCTCTCGGCATTGCACTGGTGTATTCATCAAACGGAAAAATTTTCAGTCACAAACAGTGAAGATGAAGCGTTTTTTCCATTTATCGTGCAAGAGATTCAACGTCTTAGAAAAGAGCATTCAATTCCGCTGAATTCTTTCGCTGTACTGGTTGCAGATAGACATCAAGCTAAACGCGTGAGCGAGTACTTGAAGAGATGGAATCTCCCTTCTCAAAGGCAAAGAGTGGAGCCTATTTCAGAATCAATGGTCATTCCTTCAATGAGGGAGCTTCTCTACGGAATTATGCATCATCGAGACGAAAGCTCAATGAAAGTGGCTTTGGGAGGGCCTTTTTTAAGATGGACTGCCGATGAAATTCTTCAACTGGATGAGGATTCCGTTTATGCGGAAGTGCAGGCGAGATTTCGAGAGCTTGATGAGATATGGAAAAGCGATGGGTTGTCTGTTTGCATGGAAAAACTTTTCATGTCTCGATGGAAAGACAGTTCTAAAACCGTTTTAGAAACTCTTTTGGAAGATGAAAACGGCAGTCAATTTTACGCTGATTTTCAACATGTCATGGAGCTGCTTCTTGATAGTCCTAAAACCCCTTCAGAAGCGATTTCATTTCTTGAAAAATTTTTATTCGACGTTTCTAAAAGTGAAGAAGAATTGAAAAGGCGTTTGGATACGGGGCAAGATTGCGTACAGATCATCACAATCCATTCCAGCAAAGGGTTGGAATACGATATTGTTTTTGCTTTGGGGCTAGTCAATCGGCCGAAAAAAGATGATCTCTATTATATAGCAGACGGGTATTTGCGGTTTGTACTTGATCAAGAGAGCGCTGACTTTGTTAAGTACAGAGATGAAAAGGATGCGGAAAAAATGCGCAGCTTATATGTGGCTTGCACTCGTTCTAAGTATCGGTTGTACATCCCCTATATCGATTGCAAGTCAAATGGCGCTTCCGGAACTTTATCTCCAATGGAACTTTTTGTCGGGCAATTTTCAAAGCCATTGGAGAGCTTTTTAAAGGAATCTTCGGAAAATCGGCTGCTTTCCTACACAGTTCTCAATGATGTCGATTTTGATTTGTTGAAAGAAGAGGATCTGGAGGCTCCCAAGTTGATGGCTCCGACAGAAGTTGTTGTTCGAGCAGTGTCAAAAATGATGACATCTTTTTCGGGGCTAGCTAATGTTGTTGCCTCCGATCAATCGGGAGCTCCTCATCAATTTGACAATGGCATAAAATCTTGCCATACATTGCCATCCGGAAGCGCAACGGGAACCCTTCTACACACACTTTTGGAAGAGATTCCATTTGAGGTGATCTGTCATGATGCAGTTCGTTCGATCACCCCATTCATCAAGGGAACTCAGTACGAGGAGTGGAAAGATGTTCTTGCTGAAATCGTTTTCCACGCAGTTTCCACGCCTTTTATCAAGGGATGCGCCCTTAAAGATATCGATCCAAATCAATGTAAATTTGAAACCGAGTTTTTATATTCATATAACTTAGAAAGTTATATGAAGGGGTTTATTGATCTCATGTTCGCGCATGAAGGAAAGTTTTATCTTTTGGATTGGAAGAGTAATTGGCTGGGAACCTCTTCAGAGATTTATCGTGAAGATGTTTTAGTTGATTCGATGAATCACCACGATTACTTTAAACAAGCGGAAATCTATACGGAAGCGCTGAAGAAATATTTAGAAATTTCACATAAAAAACCTTTTCAGGAGATATTTGGAGGGGTTTATTATATTTATTTAAGAGGATTGCCCAAGTATGGCGTCAAATTCATTCCCCCATCGTTTTTCTACTCTTGA
- a CDS encoding MFS transporter, protein MMKKKLKALSTKEVSSEKIRRLSSFTYLNVTQFLGALNDNIFKLLIVFFFLQLDGIQDSHWVLSMSGAIFVLPFLLFSASSGMLADRFSKRNIIVLTKLLELLVMAGAIAAFYFESRWGSWLTLFLLATQSAIFGPSKYGIIPELVKTEKISHANGLMTSFTFLAIIVGTFFASFLLDITSRNFLFAALFCGTLSLIGLITSFCIEYTPPSGSHKRFNVFFMVEIVETLKKTLKIPSLFTAILGSAFFLFIGAYGQLNMIPYSVNTLHLTDIQGGYLFLVMALGIGVGSLLSGKISGESVELGLVPVAGFGISAASFLLDFFSDHLLLVLPVIFMLGVLGGLFVVPLDSFIQVSSPKNYRGQVVAATNFLSFAGVLLASLLLYLISGVFGFDADKGFTVMGAITLVVMIAMLFQYFDYTCRYVGMLLSRLHFRTTLSGEENLPDSPAIYICTHTAWNDTLLLLGAQRQRLRFFVEREKEHAKWLKKLYKMLRIVNIPSIEPLKHERLDEIKETLKRGVSVCIFVDHADVCTEWEKLAASYSFQSLAVPIIPVSIEKGAKEKEARFFKRLFNKIHVPASVSFGSLVCESMV, encoded by the coding sequence ATGATGAAAAAAAAATTAAAAGCACTATCGACTAAAGAGGTTTCTTCCGAAAAAATTCGGAGACTCTCTTCTTTTACCTATCTCAATGTTACGCAGTTTTTAGGGGCCTTGAACGATAATATTTTCAAGCTGCTCATTGTCTTTTTTTTTCTGCAGCTGGATGGGATTCAAGACAGCCACTGGGTTCTTTCAATGTCCGGAGCGATTTTTGTCCTCCCTTTTCTCCTTTTTTCAGCATCTTCAGGCATGTTGGCAGACCGCTTCAGTAAACGGAACATCATCGTTTTAACGAAGCTTTTGGAGTTGCTTGTCATGGCCGGAGCAATTGCTGCTTTTTATTTTGAAAGTCGTTGGGGATCGTGGCTGACTCTTTTCCTTCTAGCAACCCAAAGCGCAATTTTTGGACCTTCCAAGTACGGGATTATTCCGGAGCTTGTCAAGACAGAAAAGATCTCTCATGCGAATGGTTTGATGACTTCCTTTACGTTTTTAGCAATTATTGTGGGAACATTTTTTGCATCGTTTCTTCTGGATATCACAAGCCGCAATTTTTTATTCGCCGCTCTTTTTTGCGGGACTCTTTCCCTAATCGGTTTGATCACGAGTTTTTGCATTGAGTACACTCCCCCTTCCGGCTCTCACAAACGATTCAATGTCTTTTTTATGGTTGAGATTGTAGAAACTTTAAAAAAAACATTAAAAATTCCCTCTCTTTTCACAGCGATCCTGGGATCGGCCTTTTTTCTTTTTATCGGAGCGTATGGCCAATTAAACATGATCCCCTACTCTGTTAATACTTTGCATCTGACAGACATTCAAGGCGGATATCTTTTCCTTGTCATGGCTTTGGGAATAGGCGTCGGGTCTTTGTTATCGGGGAAAATTTCAGGAGAATCTGTTGAGCTTGGGCTTGTCCCTGTCGCAGGGTTTGGAATCTCCGCAGCCAGCTTTCTATTGGATTTTTTCTCCGATCACCTCCTTCTTGTTCTCCCGGTCATCTTTATGCTGGGTGTTTTAGGAGGGTTGTTTGTCGTTCCTCTCGACTCTTTTATTCAGGTCAGTAGTCCAAAAAATTACCGAGGGCAAGTGGTTGCCGCAACCAATTTTTTAAGCTTTGCCGGCGTTCTTTTGGCTTCCTTGCTTCTGTATCTCATCTCTGGTGTTTTCGGCTTTGATGCAGATAAAGGGTTTACCGTTATGGGAGCAATCACACTCGTTGTGATGATTGCAATGCTGTTTCAATACTTTGATTATACCTGCCGCTATGTGGGAATGCTTTTATCCCGCCTTCATTTCCGCACGACACTGTCCGGTGAAGAAAATCTTCCTGATTCTCCGGCTATCTATATCTGTACTCATACAGCCTGGAATGACACCTTGCTTCTCTTGGGGGCGCAAAGGCAGCGGCTCCGGTTTTTTGTTGAACGGGAGAAAGAGCATGCAAAATGGTTGAAAAAGCTGTATAAAATGCTTCGCATTGTCAATATCCCCTCTATCGAACCGTTAAAGCATGAACGTTTGGATGAGATTAAAGAAACGTTGAAGCGAGGGGTTTCTGTTTGCATTTTTGTCGATCATGCTGATGTCTGTACTGAATGGGAAAAATTGGCAGCTTCTTATTCGTTTCAAAGTTTAGCTGTTCCGATCATTCCGGTGTCGATTGAAAAAGGGGCTAAAGAAAAAGAAGCCAGGTTTTTCAAACGTCTTTTCAATAAAATTCATGTTCCGGCTTCTGTTTCATTCGGCTCGTTGGTTTGTGAATCAATGGTATGA